In Centropristis striata isolate RG_2023a ecotype Rhode Island chromosome 15, C.striata_1.0, whole genome shotgun sequence, a genomic segment contains:
- the LOC131986894 gene encoding odorant receptor 131-2-like: protein MSHAPQPQINITVELGLLERVTLSTLTTLSCCIFFFINVTMLFTLRSKTVFRETSRYVLLFNLLLADTVQMALSQLLYILSVCRVRLTYPVCGLLVMSANLTNEISPLTLVVMSMERFVAVCYPLRHSTIITIRNTAVAVCVVWAFSSLNVLIRVLLLLDFPFEDLETLQMKDFCSSFILYLGQFSALYDESYTYCLFVSAGLAVISSYIGVIIAARSASTDKASAHKARNTLLLHLVQLGLSVLSTMHNFLLVAISKVITRNELVRMQNVFYVFIIILPRCLSPLIYGLRDQTIRSILVYHLCCRLKLSFTTA from the coding sequence atGTCTCATGCACCTCAACCTCAGATCAACATTACTGTTGAATTGGGCTTACTGGAAAGAGTGACACTTTCCACTCTGACTACATTATCATGCTGTATATTCTTCTTCATTAATGTGACCATGTTATTCACCTTGAGGAGTAAAACGGTGTTTCGTGAGACTTCACGTTATGTTCTTCTGTTTAACCTCCTTTTAGCAGACACTGTACAGATGGCTCTGAGTCAGTTACTGTACATACTTTCTGTTTGCAGGGTGAGGTTGACCTATCCTGTCTGTGGCCTGTTGGTCATGAGTGCCAATCTCACAAATGAAATCTCTCCTCTCACACTGGTGGTGATGTCTATGGAGAGATTTGTGGCTGTGTGCTACCCACTGAGACACtctaccatcatcaccatcagaaACACAGCAGTGGCTGTATGTGTGGTCTGGGCCTTCAGTTCACTAAATGTCCTCATAcgagttcttttacttttagATTTTCCATTTGAAGACCTGGAAACACTGCAGATGAAAGATTTTTGTAGTTCATTTATATTGTACCTTGGACAATTTTCTGCCCTTTATGATGAATCCTAcacttattgtttgtttgtgtcagcTGGTTTGGCAGTTATTTCTTCCTATATTGGTGTGATAATAGCAGCCAGGTCAGCCTCCACAGACAAAGCTTCAGCTCATAAGGCTCgtaacacactgctgctgcatctgGTGCAGCTGGGCCTTAGTGTCTTGTCAACCATGCATAACTTTTTACTCGTAGCCATCTCAAAAGTTATTACGAGGAATGAACTTGTGCGCATGcagaatgttttttatgtgtttatcaTCATTCTCCCCAGGTGTTTAAGTCCTCTCATCTATGGACTCAGAGACCAGACCATCAGGTCCATCCTTGTGTACCACCTGTGCTGTCGACTGAAACTTTCCTTCACCACAGCCTAG
- the LOC131986898 gene encoding odorant receptor 131-2-like, whose product MGSICSFSYINCVLLVTLRSKQVFCETSRFILLYNLLFADTAKQVPNLLLYLLPFFRIKVPYSACGLLVVLSVLTESISPLTLAVMAIERYVAVCHPLKHATIFTVRSTGMAIAVVWTFSLIHILIRLFMLVYVIVKIHPNLFVIDICSREAIFFAPIFHDFEKAQASTLFLSVGSIIIGSYIGVALIARSASTDKVSAKKALQTLLLHLVQLCLVLTAPMFSTIIIAMARIVGRLTIIRIYSVGFVFFIILPRCLSALIYGLRDQTIRPMLLQNLCCWWRCSNNLK is encoded by the coding sequence ATGGGGTCAATCTGTTCTTTTTCCTACATTAACTGTGTTCTGCTGGTCACCCTGAGGAGTAAGCAGGTGTTTTGCGAGACATCCCGCTTTATCCTACTGTACAACCTGCTCTTTGCAGACACTGCTAAGCAGGTACCAAACCTTCTGCTTTACTTGCTGCCTTTTTTTCGGATAAAGGTTCCATATTCAGCATGTGGTTTACTTGTTGTGCTCTCAGTTCTTACAGAGTCAATCTCCCCCCTCACCCTGGCTGTGATGGCAATTGAGAGATATGTGGCTGTATGCCATCCACTGAAGCATGCCACCATCTTCACTGTGAGAAGCACGGGCATGGCTATTGCTGTGGTGTGGACTTTTAGTTTAATCCACATCCTCATTCGACTATTTATGCTGGTATATGTGATTGTAAAAATCCACCCTAATCTATTTGTAATTGACATTTGTTCGAGAGAAGCAATATTTTTTGCACCAATCTTTCATGATTTTGAAAAGGCACAGGCCAGCACTCTGTTTCTGTCAGTGGGTTCAATAATCATAGGCTCCTACATTGGTGTAGCTCTTATAGCCAGGTCTGCCTCAACAGACAAAGTGTCAGCCAAAAAGGCTCTTCAAACACTTCTGCTTCACCTGGTTCAGCTATGTCTGGTTCTAACAGCTCCCATGTTCTCCACCATCATCATAGCCATGGCCAGAATTGTGGGGAGGTTGACAATTATACGGATTTACAGTGtaggttttgtgttttttattatcctTCCAAGGTGTCTGAGTGCTCTCATCTACGGACTCAGGGATCAAACCATCAGACCCATGCTCCTGCAAAATCTGTGTTGTTGGTGGAGATGCAGTAATAATTTGAAGTGA
- the LOC131986897 gene encoding odorant receptor 131-2-like, with protein sequence MGSICSFSYINCVLLVTLRSKQVFCETSRFILLYNLLFADTAKQVPNLLLYLLPFFQIKVPYSACGLLVVLSVLTESISPLTLAVMAIERYVAVSHPLKHATIFTVRSTGMAIAVVWTFSLIHILIRLFMLVYVIAKIHPNLFVIDICSREAIFFAPIFHDFEKAQASTLFLSVGSIIIGSYIGVALIARSASTDKVSAKKALQTLLLHLVQLCLVLTAPMFSTIIIAMARIVGRLTIIRIYNVGFVFFIILPRCLSALIYGLRDQTIRPMLLQNLCCWWRCSNNLK encoded by the coding sequence ATGGGGTCAATCTGTTCTTTTTCCTACATTAACTGTGTTCTGCTGGTCACCCTGAGGAGTAAGCAGGTGTTTTGCGAGACATCCCGCTTTATCCTACTGTACAACCTGCTCTTTGCAGACACTGCTAAGCAGGTACCAAACCTTCTGCTTTACTTGCTGCCTTTTTTTCAGATAAAGGTTCCATATTCAGCATGTGGTTTACTTGTTGTGCTCTCAGTTCTTACAGAGTCAATCTCCCCCCTCACCCTGGCTGTGATGGCAATTGAGAGATATGTGGCTGTAAGCCATCCACTGAAGCATGCCACCATCTTCACTGTGAGAAGCACGGGCATGGCTATTGCTGTGGTGTGGACTTTTAGTTTAATCCACATCCTCATTCGACTATTTATGCTGGTATATGTGATTGCAAAAATCCACCCTAATCTATTTGTAATTGACATTTGTTCGAGAGAAGCAATATTTTTTGCACCAATCTTTCATGATTTTGAAAAGGCACAGGCCAGCACTCTGTTTCTGTCAGTGGGTTCAATAATCATAGGCTCCTACATTGGTGTAGCTCTTATAGCCAGGTCTGCCTCAACAGACAAAGTGTCAGCCAAAAAGGCTCTTCAAACACTTCTGCTTCACCTGGTTCAGCTATGCCTGGTTCTAACAGCTCCCATGTTCTCCACCATCATCATAGCCATGGCCAGAATTGTGGGGAGGTTGACAATTATACGGATTTACAATGtaggttttgtgttttttattatcctTCCAAGGTGTCTGAGTGCTCTCATCTACGGACTCAGGGATCAAACCATCAGACCCATGCTCCTGCAAAATCTGTGTTGTTGGTGGAGATGCAGTAATAATTTGAAGTGA
- the LOC131986896 gene encoding odorant receptor 131-2-like, producing MGSICSFSYINCVLLVTLRSKQMFCETSRFILLYNLLFADTAKQVPNLLLYLLPFFQIKVPYSACGLLVVLSVLTESISPLTLAVMAIERYVAVCHPLKHATIFTVRSTGMAIAVVWTFSLIHILIRLFMLVYVIAKIHPNLFVIDICSREAIFFAPIFHDFEKAQASTLFLSVGSIIIGSYIGVALIARSASTDKVSAKKALQTLLLHLVQLCLVLTAPMFSTTIIAMARIVGRLTIIRIYNVGFVFFIILPRCLSALIYGLRDQTIRPMLLQNLCCWWRCSNNLK from the coding sequence ATGGGGTCAATCTGTTCTTTTTCCTACATTAACTGTGTTCTGCTGGTCACCCTGAGGAGTAAGCAGATGTTTTGCGAGACATCCCGCTTTATCCTACTGTACAACCTGCTCTTTGCAGACACTGCTAAGCAGGTACCAAACCTTCTGCTTTACCTGCTGCCTTTTTTTCAGATAAAGGTTCCATATTCAGCATGTGGTTTACTTGTTGTGCTCTCAGTTCTTACAGAGTCAATCTCCCCCCTCACCCTGGCTGTGATGGCAATTGAGAGATATGTGGCTGTATGCCATCCACTGAAGCATGCCACCATCTTCACTGTGAGAAGCACGGGCATGGCTATTGCTGTGGTGTGGACTTTTAGTTTAATCCACATCCTCATTCGACTATTTATGCTGGTATATGTGATTGCAAAAATCCACCCTAATCTATTTGTAATTGACATTTGTTCGAGAGAAGCAATATTTTTTGCACCAATCTTTCATGATTTTGAAAAGGCACAGGCCAGCACTCTGTTTCTGTCAGTGGGTTCAATAATCATAGGCTCCTACATTGGTGTAGCTCTTATAGCCAGGTCTGCCTCAACAGACAAAGTGTCAGCCAAAAAGGCTCTTCAAACACTTCTGCTTCACCTGGTTCAGCTATGCCTGGTTCTAACAGCTCCCATGTTCTCCACCACCATCATAGCCATGGCCAGAATTGTGGGGAGGTTGACAATTATACGGATTTACAATGtaggttttgtgttttttattatcctTCCAAGGTGTCTGAGTGCTCTCATCTACGGACTCAGGGATCAAACCATCAGACCCATGCTCCTGCAAAATCTGTGTTGTTGGTGGAGATGCAGTAATAATTTGAAGTGA
- the LOC131986895 gene encoding odorant receptor 131-2-like → MSYANQSQTNSTVGMQYQGLLALVLLSIVATVPCCVFLFINVTMLFTLRSKTVFLETSRYILLFNLLFADTVQMALGQLFYILSACRIWLTYPVCGVFFMLEDLSSKISPLTLVVMSLERFVAVCYPLRHSTIITIRNTELSIFVVWTISSLNVLTTVILLLDFPFEDLESLQMRDFCSTETMLLGPMSGVYDKAFTYSLFVSAGVVVTSSYIGVIIAARSASTDKASTQKARNTLLLHLVQLGLSLSSTIHKPLVMAIYKVLDRITFVQIQVFLYVCMIIFPRCLSSLIYGIRDQTIRPILVYNLCCQWRGSLSHPVVPAKANIGILITS, encoded by the coding sequence ATGTCATATGCAAATCAGAGTCAGACCAACAGCACTGTTGGAATGCAGTATCAGGGGTTACTTGCTTTAGTGTTGCTTTCCATTGTAGCTACAGTACcatgctgtgtgtttctcttcatTAATGTGACCATGTTATTCACCTTGAggagtaaaactgtgtttcttgAGACTTCACGTTATATTCTTCTGTTTAACCTCCTTTTTGCAGACACTGTACAGATGGCTCTGGGTCAGTTATTTTACATACTGTCTGCTTGTAGAATATGGTTGACATATCCTGTATGTGGTGTTTTCTTTATGCTTGAAGATCTTTCAAGTAAAATCTCTCCTCTCACACTGGTTGTGATGTCTCTGGAGAGATTTGTGGCTGTGTGCTACCCACTGAGGCACtctaccatcatcaccatcagaaACACAGAATTATCTATATTTGTGGTTTGGACCATCAGTTCACTAAATGTTCTCACaacagttattttacttttagatTTTCCATTTGAAGACCTAGAGAGCCTGCAGATGAGAGACTTTTGTTCCACAGAAACTATGTTGCTTGGCCCAATGTCTGGTGTTTATGATAAAGCCTTCACTtattctctgtttgtttcagctGGTGTGGTTGTGACTTCCTCCTATATTGGTGTGATAATAGCAGCCAGGTCAGCTTCCACAGACAAAGCTTCAACCCAAAAGGCTCGTAACACACTGCTGTTACATCTGGTGCAGCTGGGCCTCAGTCTGTCTTCAACCATACACAAACCACTGGTTATGGCTATCTATAAAGTCTTAGACAGGATAACATTTGTGCAAATACAAGTATTTCTTTATGTGTGTATGATCATTTTTCCAAGATGTCTGAGTTCTCTCATCTATGGAATCAGAGACCAGACCATCAGACCGATCCTCGTTTACAATCTTTGCTGTCAGTGGAGAGGCTCACTTTCCCACCCAGTTGTCCCGGCCAAGGCAAATATCGGAATACTTATTACTTCATAG